The DNA sequence TATAAAACCAATTTCGGAGCTGGATATTCCCGTTCAAAACCAATGTTGAGAGGCGGATATTATATTCAGCTGGAACCCGGCAACAGTTTTGTGGGAGGAGGATTTTGGAGTCCGGAAGCCAAAGATTTACTCCGTATCCGTAAAGAATTTGAAATCAGCAGCACAGAAATTGAAAAGATTACTTCAGACAAAACCTTCATTAAATATTTTGGTGAACTAAAAGGTGATTCTGTAAAAACAGCTCCGCGAGGTTTTGATAAAAATCATCCGGCAATAGATTTAATCAGGAAGAAGCAATTCCTGGTGATGCGGAAATTTACTGATAAGGAAGTTTTGTCAG is a window from the Chryseobacterium indologenes genome containing:
- a CDS encoding DUF2461 domain-containing protein: MKKAFEFLTHLKESNNREWFARHKSEYEAILKENKVFFNQIYNELQEYDNLKGIHIFRIYKDVRFSKDQTPYKTNFGAGYSRSKPMLRGGYYIQLEPGNSFVGGGFWSPEAKDLLRIRKEFEISSTEIEKITSDKTFIKYFGELKGDSVKTAPRGFDKNHPAIDLIRKKQFLVMRKFTDKEVLSDNFQKEVLLTLLAMRPFFDYMSEVLTTDLNGEPLF